The following are encoded in a window of Colletotrichum lupini chromosome 3, complete sequence genomic DNA:
- a CDS encoding valyl-tRNA synthetase has translation MATDSGRGNPIGATEGLKEEVPPAVSNETKAQVASTSATHAAGQDAGATAGAPPKVKTEKELEKERKKAEKDAKFKAKLAEKAAKAAAAPAASKNKEKKAKAEKKEEEAIPEYVEDTPKGEKKRLKPLEDPHFKAYHPEAVESAWYDWWEKEGFFKPEFTAEGKVKPAGKFVIAHPPPNVTGALHLGHALGDSLQDIMIRWNRMLGKTTLWIPGCDHAGISTQSVVENMLWRREGKTRHDLGREDFVDKVWAWKGEYHDKINAALRKMGGSFDWSREAFTMDANLSAAVAETFVRLFEEGTIYRANRLVNWSSRLTTALSNLEVINKELTGRTLLEVPGYEKKIEFGVLIHFKYQIEGTDEYLEVATTRIETMLGDSGIAVHPDDPRYTHLVGKKAIHPIIPGRLMPIVADTYVDKEFGTGAVKLTPAHDPNDFNLGQKHGLEFINILTDDGNINENGGKYQGQKRFDVRYAIQEELKQLGLYVDKKDNAMTIPLCERSKDVIEPLLKPQWYMSMRSMADDAVAAVKDGRIKIKPESSERSFYAWMANINDWCISRQLWWGHRCPVYLAKVEGEKSDSLDNKRWFAGKTREEAEAKAKAALPGKNFTLEQDEDVLDTWFSSGLWPFSTLGWPNKTQDLQELYPTSVLETGWDILFFWIARMVMLGIKLTGQVPFTEVYCHSLVRDSEGRKMSKSLGNVIDPLDAIAGIKLEDLHAKLRTGNLHPSEVAKAEKYQKQAFPDGLPRNGADSLRFTMAALTSTSGDVNFDVKVMTGWRKFCNKIWQASKYVLGNLPADFVPAKEATVGVTLAEKWILHKLNNSAKEINTALAARDFQQATGIVYQYILNFLCDVYIENSKSIIRDGTPEEAASAVQTLYTALEGALTMIHPFTPFLTEELWQRLPRRPEDKTRSIMLASYPVYDAKFDDPKSEAAYELVLGCSRGARSLMSEYAQKEESKIIIQSHDATSHQTINDQVASIKTLSGKGVTGIDIITSDAARPAGCVAFPVASSASVYLHVKGRVDLDAEVEKAKKRLDKARANIDKQHKVLNDPIYKEKVAEAVQKLDKQKLVDLESEARSFEDTIKQFEQLKLE, from the exons ATGGCCACCGACAGCGGACGCGGAAACCCCA TCGGCGCTACTGAGGGCCTCAAGGAGGAGGTTCCTCCTGCCGTCTCAAACGAAACCAAGGCCCAGGTTGCCTCGACGTCCGCCACCCATGCCGCCGGTCAGGATGCTGGTGCGACCGCTGGCGCACCTCCCAAGGTGAAGACCGAGAAGGAATTGGAGAAGGAGCGCAAGAAGGCCGAAAAGGACGCCAAATTCAAGGCGAAGTTGGCCGAGAAGGCCGCAAAGGCCGCCGCAGCCCCCGCTGCATCCAAGaacaaggagaagaaggccaaggccgagaagaaggaggaagaggcTATCCCTGAATACGTTGAAGATACCCCCAAGGGAGAGAAGAAGCGCCTCAAGCCCCTCGAGGACCCCCACTTCAAGGCGTATCACCCTGAAGCTGTCGAGAGTGCCTGGTATGACTGGTGGGAGAAGGAAGGCTTCTTCA AGCCCGAATTCACTGCCGAGGGCAAGGTTAAGCCCGCGGGCAAGTTCGTCATCGCTCACCCTCCTCCTAACGTCACCGGTGCCCTGCATTTGGGCCACGCCCTTGGCGACTCCCTTCAAGATATCATGATTCGATGGAACCGCATGTTGGGCAAGACGACGCTCTGGATCCCCGGTTGCGATCACGCCGGTATCTCGACACAGAGCGTTGTCGAGAACATGCTCTGGAGAAGAGAAGGAAAGACCCGTCACGACCTCGGCCGTGAGGACTTTGTCGACAAGGTCTGGGCCTGGAAGGGCGAATACCACGACAAGATCAACGCTGCTCTCCGAAAGATGGGAGGAAGTTTCGACTGGAGCCGTGAGGCCTTCACCATGGACGCGAACCTGTCCGCCGCCGTTGCCGAGACCTTTGTCAGACTTTTCGAGGAGGGTACCATCTACCGCGCCAACAGACTTGTCAACTGGTCCTCCAGGCTCACCACCGCCCTTTCCAACCTCGAGGTTATCAACAAGGAGCTGACCGGAAGGACATTGTTGGAGGTCCCCGGCTACGAGAAGAAGATTGAGTTTGGTGTTTTGATTCATTTCAAGTACCAGATTGAGGGTACCGATGAGTATCTTGAGGTTGCCACCACCCGTATTGAGACCATGCTGGGTGATTCAGGTATCGCTGTTCACCCGGATGATCCTAGATATACGCACCTGGTTGGAAAGAAGGCCATCCACCCCATCATCCCGGGTCGTCTGATGCCCATCGTTGCGGATACCTATGTCGACAAAGAGTTCGGTACCGGTGCCGTCAAGCTTACCCCGGCCCACGACCCCAACGATTTCAACCTGGGCCAGAAGCATGGCCTCGAGTTCATCAACATTCTTACTGATGATGGAAACATCAACGAGAATGGTGGCAAGTACCAGGGTCAGAAGAGATTCGA CGTGCGTTATGCCATTCAGGAGGAGCTCAAGCAGCTCGGTCTCTACGTCGACAAGAAGGACAACGCCATGACTATTCCCCTTTGCGAGCGCTCCAAGGACGTCATTGAGCCTCTGCTGAAGCCCCAGTGGTACATGAGCATGCGCAGCATGGCCGACGATGCCGTTGCCGCTGTCAAGGACGGCAGAATCAAGATCAAGCCCGAGTCCTCCGAGCGCAGCTTCTACGCCTGGATGGCCAACATCAACGACTGGTGTATCTCCCGTCAGCTTTGGTGGGGTCACCGTTGCCCTGTGTACCTGGCCAAGGTTGAGGGCGAGAAGTCCGATTCCCTGGACAACAAGCGGTGGTTCGCTGGCAAGACTCGCGAGGAGGCCGAGGCCAAGGCCAAGGCTGCCCTTCCCGGCAAGAACTTCACTCTTGAGCAAGATGAGGACGTGCTCGATACCTGGTTCTCTTCTGGTCTGTGGCCCTTCTCAACCCTGGGCTGGCCCAACAAGACCCAAGACCTGCAGGAGTTGTACCCTACCTCTGTCCTCGAGACTGGTTGGGATATTCTGTTCTTCTGGATTGCCAGAATGGTCATGCTGGGTATCAAGCTTACTGGCCAGGTTCCATTCACTGAGGTGTACTGCCACAGCCTCGTCCGTGACTCAGAGGGCCGCAAGATGAGCAAGTCTTTGGGTAACGTCATTGACCCCCTGGACGCCATCGCTGGTATCAAGCTCGAGGACCTCCACGCCAAGCTTCGCACCGGTAACCTCCACCCCAGCGAAGTTGCCAAGGCCGAGAAGTACCAGAAGCAGGCCTTCCCTGATGGTCTGCCTCGCAACGGTGCTGACAGTCTTCGCTTCACCATGGCTGCGCTCACATCGACGAGCGGTGATGTCAACTTTGACGTCAAGGTCATGACTGGTTGGAGAAAGTTCTGCAACAAGATCTGGCAAGCGTCCAAGTATGTCCTGGGTAACCTGCCCGCGGACTTTGTTCCCGCCAAGGAGGCTACCGTTGGTGTTACTCTCGCGGAGAAGTGGATCCTTCACAAGCTCAACAACTCCGCCAAGGAGATCAACACCGCTCTGGCGGCGAGAGATTTCCAGCAGGCCACTGGTATCGTGTACCAGTACATTCTCAACTTCCTTTGCGATGTCTACATTGAGAACAGCAAGTCCATCATCAGGGATGGCACTCCCGAGGAGGCCGCCAGCGCCGTCCAGACCCTGTACACCGCGTTGGAGGGTGCGCTGACCATGATCCACCCCTTCACACCCTTCCTCACGGAGGAGTTGTGGCAGCGTCTGCCTCGCCGCCCTGAAGACAAGACCAGGTCCATCATGCTTGCCAGCTACCCCGTCTACGACGCCAAGTTTGATGACCCCAAGTCCGAGGCCGCGTACGAGCTTGTCCTGGGATGCTCGCGTGGTGCGAGATCCCTCATGAGCGAGTACGCTCAGAAGGAGGAGAGCAAGA TTATTATCCAGTCTCACGATGCCACCTCGCACCAGACCATCAACGACCAGGTGGCCTCCATCAAAACCCTTAGCGGCAAGGGCGTCACGGGCATCGACATCATTACCTCCGACGCCGCCCGTCCCGCCGGCTGCGTCGCGTTCCCCGTCGCCTCCTCCGCCTCTGTGTACCTTCACGTCAAGGGCCGCGTCGACCTCGACGCCGAGGTCGAGAAGGCCAAGAAGAGGCTCGACAAGGCGCGCGCCAATATTGACAAGCAGCACAAGGTCCTCAACGACCCCATCTACAAGGAGAAGGTCGCCGAGGCCGTCCAGAAGCTGGACAAGCAGAAGCTCGTCGACCTCGAGTCTGAGGCCAGGAGTTTCGAGGACACGATTAAGCAGTTTGAGCAGCTCAAGCTCGAGTAA
- a CDS encoding ER membrane protein SH3, translating to MSGWVDWSKTTQSRNYRGSTSFATFMIIGPTCFFLGILFASFPYDFPLLWTSAPVPETFFAHLETHLKFMHQSPPLIGRLLNIIVFTGFLGFFIKLFRPSEANVLFDGASLVLYLIGVGVYITNIVKGLRSVSAGIWDDPNFTGEVKDGPVTGEIILGKEDSLKVLAASNTILALVLVGVLVLQAGQWYAERKDREDFAKLEKEEKGAKGSASKKKQ from the exons ATGTCCGGCTGGGTCGATTGGTCAAAGACCACGCAATCCCGCAACTACCGCGGCTCAACCTCCTTTGCGACGTTCATGATCATCGGGC CAACCTGCTTCTTCCTAGGCATCCTCTTCGCCTCCTTCCCCTACGACTTCCCCCTCCTCTGGACCTCGGCCCCCGTCCCGGAAACCTTCTTCGCCCACCTCGAAACCCACCTCAAATTCATGCACCAGTCGCCTCCCCTGATCGGCCGCCTCCTCAACATCATCGTCTTCACCGGCTTCCTCGGCTTCTTCATCAAGCTCTTCCGCCCCTCGGAAGCGAACGTCCTCTTTGACGGCGCGTCCCTCGTCCTCTACCTCATCGGCGTCGGCGTCTACATCACCAACATTGTCAAGGGCCTCCGGTCCGTCAGCGCGGGCATCTGGGATGACCCCAACTTTACCGGAGAAGTGAAAGACGGCCCCGTCACGGGGGAGATCATTCTGGGCAAGGAGGATAGTTTGAAGGTGCTGGCGGCGAGCAATACCATTTTGGCGCTCGTGTTGGTTGGTGTGCTGGTGTTGCAGGCTGGGCAGTGGTATGCTGAGCGCAAGGACCGCGAGGACTTTGCGAAgctggagaaggaggagaaggggGCCAAGGGATCTGCGAGTAAGAAGAAGCAGTAA